The Solanum dulcamara chromosome 2, daSolDulc1.2, whole genome shotgun sequence region CAGGGAGCTGCACCAGGAAGTTGACAAGTTAATCGAGAAATTGAAATTGGTTGGTTATGTTCCTGATACTTCTATAGCTTTTCGTCCTGGCCTGGAAGACGAAGATAAAGAAGCTACTTTGAGGTACCACAGTGAAAAATTGGCGATTACTTTTGGTCTTCTCAATAGTCCACCTGGGAAAACAATTCGTGTTGTTAAGAACCTTAGAATCTGTGGGGATTGCCATTCAGCTGCAAAATTCATATCCCTTATCTTTAAACGAAATATTATTATCAGAGATTTGCatagatttcatcattttgaaggTGGAAACTGTTCTTGTGGGGACTTTTGGTGACAAATGATCGTCGATCGATATGCACTCTTGCGAGAGGAAACATCCACCACCTTCACATTTACGAGTTCCATCAATTTTGAAGGTGGAAAAAGTTATGGTGGGTAGTTTTGGTTACATAATTGATGGAATACACATTAGCGAGCGCAAGCCTCTACCAGCTTAACACCAACTGGAGAAAATGTTTCTTTTGATAATTGGGTATTCTCATCagttatcataatattgttttCGTACAGATTTGTTTTGCTAGTGAATCCTGATGAAAAGCTAGTAGCTTAGCACCAACTGGTTTTGCTAGTACAGGTTTCTTATCCTTCTGTACTATATTACATTCTGTTcagtttctttaatttttcataaattaacGATGAAGCTACAACTATCTTAAAATCAACTGTAGTCCTAAACAGCACCAATTCATGGATACATAATACAGTATATCCCTGTACTTTggaaaatgaaatttaaatctACAACTAACATCCTTGaaatactcttttttttttctggttATATAGTTTCCATAATTTTCCAAACAAAGGCCTAATTAAGTTCCCTTGATGGGACCATAATTTTTCTTggaccacagatttttttgtGGCTGAGTAACTAATAATGTTTCATGAAAAGAGAGGAACACAAAACTAGTTGTACATTAATCTGGTGAAATCTAACCACTAGCCATCAGTTAGACTTTATGAACTACCATGTAGTTTCCTGATACATGTGGTGTGTCTCATAGGATATTCGTCACTCTTCTTAGCATGCTTCCCATTCTTCTCTGTGATTGGGAGTCAAATCAAGAATGACTTCATTTGGCACATGCTCAATGTCCAGATTGTCCTCTTAGAGGAATGTTAGCAGTGTGTGTGTATACCTCTAGACGGAAAACACCATCTTCAACTCCAATAGCAACCTTATATGCAGACAATGATGGGATACTTCTACCGCCCTATGCTGATCAAGCTTATTATAGTAAAATGTTTGTTTGTTCTCTGTGTCTCACagagttttgattttttttttactttgttcAGCAGGCAAGTCTTCCACTTATCGCTAGTTCCTCATAGTATTATATTATTGGAGTTTCCATAGATTTGAACTTTCTCACTTTAAGGTTATGTTTGTTCTCAGTGGCCACCAGCACTATGTGATCAAAAGCGAAGTTGTTGCTATCCAACTACTGGAAAGCCAACACTTGACTTTGGCATTCGTGGACTTTGGCCAAATTACGACAATGGCTCCTATGCATCAAGTTGTGATAACACAAACCTCTATGATGAAACAGAGGTAAGCTCAATGAATTGTGATCTtacatattataaatataatatgatgCTCTTTCATACCGCTAGAACACTGGCACTTTCTCGTGAACATAGTTAATTTTGTCAAAATAGTTTCTCAAGCAAGTTTTCTCCCTAGTTTCTACCAGTGGAGTTCCTTTTTATGATTCTTATGTGACTGCCTTAGTGTGTTTGAAGTAAGGGCCTCTTCATTAATGTATCCTGCACagatgaaaattatatataggTCAGAAGACTGGTCATTTGGAGATCTGGATACTAACTCTGcacatgaaaatttatgttGGTGCAGATCGAAGACCTGATAAGTAGCATGCAAGAGAACTGGCCAACGCTAGCCTGTCCAAGAAATAACGGAACAAAATTCTCGTCACACGAATGGGACAAACATGGCACCTGTTCCCTTTCTACTCTTGATGAGCATTCTTACTTCAAAGCAGCTCTGACCATCAAGGAGAAGGTGAATCTTCTTTCTGTTCTGAAGGATGCAGGTACTTAAAGTTCTGTAACATTTTGAATTTATCAATCCAGTTCAGCATCaaattattctattaagtctcgaAACAAATCCATTGCAGGAATCGAGCCAGGAGGCTTTTACAGCTTGGAAGCGATCAAGGAAGCTATTAAAGATGGAACTGGACATGAAGCACCAATAGAATGCAATAAGGATGCACTTGGTAACTACCAACTGTACCAGGTTTATCTTTGTGTTGATAAGTATGGTACAGACCTCATCTATTGTCCAATACTCCCCCGAAGGAAATGCGATGAAACTATTGAGTTTGCAACCTTTGGTCCAGAATCCTTCGTCGAGGAGGGATCTTTCTTCACTCTTTCTCTAGAGAGTGACCAATCTTCAACCTACTAGGCCTTTTCTTTCCCATGGCGCATTGTGCCTTCTTATGAAATAAGTTTTTCCTACTCAGGGAATTTCCATGCATTTCCATTGAAGTTAAGAGAAATCTAGCAGAAGCAACTTTGTGCAActtattttgttatattatcTTCTTGTAATTGAAGTCCCAGTTATTCACTCCATTGATCAAGCAGAAAATTGGGTTGGCTCTCTTTCTTATCTTGTTTGAAAGTCCATATCTGAGTGGTTAATTTGTCTAT contains the following coding sequences:
- the LOC129879823 gene encoding ribonuclease 1-like, which codes for MGYFYRPMLIKLIIVKCYVCSQWPPALCDQKRSCCYPTTGKPTLDFGIRGLWPNYDNGSYASSCDNTNLYDETEIEDLISSMQENWPTLACPRNNGTKFSSHEWDKHGTCSLSTLDEHSYFKAALTIKEKVNLLSVLKDAGIEPGGFYSLEAIKEAIKDGTGHEAPIECNKDALGNYQLYQVYLCVDKYGTDLIYCPILPRRKCDETIEFATFGPESFVEEGSFFTLSLESDQSSTY